CCGTTTTATCGGGGTAGGTCATTGCATTTAAGAACGTGTTTAGAGACCCCTTTACCAGTTCTACAAACGGATCCTTTACCGGAAATTTGTCTGATCCGCAGAGAACGCTGTGTTCCAGGATATGAGCAACTCCGGTGCTGTCTGACGGCGGGGTACGGAATCCGATGGAAAATACTTTGTTCTCATCATCGCAGGATAAGAGGAATAGCCTGGCTCCGCTTTTTTTATGGCGGAGCACGTATCCGGATGCTTTGATTTCCTTAATTGCCTTTTCTTCTACAACCTCATAGGCTGCAAGGTTTTTAAACTGATTCATTCTGTGTTTTTTCCTCCTGCATGTTTATATTATACGTGAGTCCGCAGTGCAGCCAGCGAATCTGAAAGATTCGCTGGCTCACGGGCATTCGCCCTATGAAACAGGCCATGATAAGATTTTCTTATGTGCAGGCACAACGAAAATCTTCTCCTGTCCTATTTCGCACTGCTCATTGCATTCGTGTAATTACATATTGCCCACTAATTTGTCTTTTAATATCGCGGCGCACTCTCTAACGCAAAAGTGTACGAAAAGAATGGGGTCGGATTCACAGGATATGCCATAGATATCCGGTATTCCCCATTTCTTCCCAATCTGCAGCGCCCGAAATACATGAAAATCACTGGTGAGGACGCCAATCTTAATGGGCTTATCCGGCACCTCCTCAAAGGTTCCCGGCTCCATGAAAATCGGCTGATCCTCCTGACGGCGGGCTTTTCTTTCTGCCTGATCTTCTTCAATGGCTACGCGGCTGTATGCAATATTCTCAACGGTACTGGTGGAGCGGGTCTCTAATATCAGCTGTTCCTCTTTTACTCCGTTAAAGACCAGGTAATCCCGCATGGCCGCGGCTTCGCTGACAGGTTCATCATCACCCTGGCCGCCGGACAACACCAGAATTGTGGACGGATTGTCATCTAAGTACTCCATGGCTTTATCCAGCCGTTTTTTTAAGGATTTGCTGACTCCTGTTTCCTTTACCCTTGCACCCAGCACAATGACATAGTCCAGATTAGAAGTATCCCGGACAGCAACTCCTGTAAATACCAGGATCTCCACCACCAGGAACACCAGAATTCCGGTACAGCACATGGTAATCACCGACACTGGAATCCATAAGGGAACCTTATCCTTATGCTTTACATAGGTTTCCCATCCCATCGGCAGCAATATGCATATGGCAGCAAATACAAGCCATATAAATGAAAGAGATGTGGTCAGACCTGAATAAAGAATGATCACAACATAATAAATAATGCAGGAAACGGCTATCAGCCAAAAAATTAACGCCATATGCCAGCCTCCATTCTACACGTTTTAAAGCCAGGTAAATTCTGGGCATAATTCTTTTATAGCATACCACAATATAGGCATTTCTACAACAGTCGCTGAAATGATACTTTCGGAATCTTAGGATTTATCAGATATAAAAATGCCCGCTGATCAAAAACTATTAAAATCTATTATCTGTGCGATACAGACCTGCTTAAACAGATAACATAAATTCTAATAATAATGATCAGCGGGCATTCCTCATAATTTCCCGGCAGTCTTATTCCATTTCACTTCTGCGAAGAATATCATACGGCTCCATTTCCACATCCAGATCCACATAGAGGGTCTGCTGGGGATGAGGAGCACTTTCCTGGGAGATGCCCTCCTCATCATATATAGCTTTTACAACGACTTCCAGGTTCCTGCCGTCGGGCTTCATCACCTCAATGGTCTCTCCTACGGTAAACTTATTCTTTTGCGAGGTACGGGCAAAGCCTCTTTCATCCACCGCCTCAATGGTACCCAGATACGTATAGTTTTTCACATAAGTATTATTGTTATAGATCTGTGTGGTGGAATCAGGCTTTCCAAAATAAAAGCCGGTGGTAAATTCCCGGTAAGTACATTTTCCGATTTCAGAGCGGTACCACTCCATATTGGCCCGGTAGATTTCAGGGTCCTTGTTATAATCATCAATGGCTTTCCTATAGGTCCTTGCCACAGTAGCCACGTAAAGAGCTGTTTTCATGCGGCCCTCTATCTTAAAGCTGTCGATCCCCGCCTCCATCATCTCCGGGATATATTCGATCATGCATAAATCCTTGGAATTGAAGATGTAGGTTCCCCGCTCATTTTCATAGACCGGCATGTATTCTCCGGGACGTTTTTCCTCAACAATGGAATACTTCCAACGGCACGGATGGGTGCAGGCCCCCTGATTGGCGTCTCTTCCTGACATGAAGTTGCTTAAAAGGCAGCGCCCGGAATAGGAAATGCACATGGCTCCGTGGATAAAGCTTTCGATCTCCATATCCTCCGGAATCCGGCTGCGTATTTCCTTGATCTCTGCCAGAGAAAGCTCCCTGGCGGAAACCACCCGCTTGGCTCCAAGCTGGTGCCAGAACAGATAGGTCCCGTAATTGGTGTTGTTTGCCTGGGTGCTGATATGGATTTCCAAATCCGGCATGATACGCTTTGCGATGGCAAATACTCCCGGATCGGAAATGATCAGGGCATCAAGGCCTGTTTCCTTTAATTCTTCAAAATATTCCTCTACGCCGGTCAGGTCATCATTGTGGGCCAGAATGTTGGCCGTGATATAGACCTTTACCCCTTTTTCGTGAGCAAAGGCAATTCCTTCCCGGATCTCTTCCATTGAAAAATTCTTTGCCTTGGCACGGAGGCCAAAGGCTTCTCCTCCGATATAGACAGCATCTGCTCCGTAAACTACCGCAGTTTTAAGTACATCCAGGCTGCCTGCCGGAATTAAAAGTTCGGTCTTTCTCATAAAAATCCTTTCTTGTGTCTATATTATGAAAACAAAAAATGTTTTCATAATCGGATGAACGGCTAAAAAGCAGCCCTCTTATGGAAACCTGCTTTGCAGATTCCCATAAGCTATATTAGAATGCTGACGGTTATACCATCACCAATGGGTACAATGGTCGTTGTAAGCCGCTCAGAATGCTTTAGCTCATATAAGTATTCCCGCATCCGCCCGTGAATGGTCCGGTTTCTGCGCTCCACTGCATAGCGGGATTCTATGATATCCCCATCCTGAAGGACATTGTCGGAAATCAGCATCCCCCCGGGGGCCATAAGCTCTAAAATCCCTGGCAGCCACAAAAGATACTGCCCCTTGGCCGCATCCATGAAAACAAGGTCAAAGGGGCCGGTAAGCCCCTTTAATATTTCCTGCGCATCTCCCTCAAGGAGGGTGATCCGTTCAATTTCTCCGGCCTCTTTAAAATTTTCTTTGGCCTCCGGAATCCTTTTTTCATATTTTTCTATGGTAGTGATATGGCAGTCATGAGGCATGGCCTCTGCCATTAAAAGAGTGGAATAACCGACCGCAGTTCCCACCTCTAAAATAGCCTTTGGCCTCATGGCGGCTATCATAGTTTGAAGGAAGGCAGCGGTCTCTTCCCTGATAACCGGGACGCCTTCCTGCCTTGCCTTTTTTCCGATTTTTGAAAGGAGCGGGCTTCTGTCTGTTTCCAGAGATTTGATATAATCCGTTATCCTGTCGTTTACAATCATTTCTTCTCTTCCTTTTCCCCTGTATTCTCATTCATCATCTGAAGGATTTCCTTGGAGGTCATGGAAGTGTTAAAGGTATATCCTCCCGGATTTACCTTATAATCAAAAAATTCCGCCTGTATGATAAAGGAATATTCATTGGATATCAAACCACTGTCCTTTAAAAGCTTCGCCGTCTGGACCACAGAAGTTCCTTTGCTGATCGTTATTTCCTTATCCCGTCCCGGCTCTGAATCCACCGCGGAGGCGTAGAAAATATCATGGCCAAACTCATATCCTCTGGTAACTCCCTCATAAAGCAGAAGGATCACCAGGGCAAAGATAATAAGCCTGCTTGAAATCGCAATGACTGCTCCTGTTATTTTATTAATCTCTTTCGTTGCACGGCTCATATCCTGCTCCCTTTCCTCGTTATAGCCCGCTTCCCAGGGCATAAAGGTATACCCGCAGGGTGTTTCCTCGTTATAGCCCGCTTCCCAGGACTTAAAGGTATGGTTTCTTCCCCTGTACTATACTTCCATAATGATCGGCAGAATCATAGGATTCCGTTTCATCCGCTTCCATAAAAAGTCGCTTAAGCTGTCACGTATAACGTTCTTAATTTTCCCCCAGTCATTGACATGGCGGTCCAGACAGTCAGAAACTGCTTCATTGACAACATTCCTGGCTTCTTCCATTAAATCCTCAGACTCACGCACATAAACAAATCCTCTGGACACAATATCCGGCCCAGCCAAAAGCTGGTTGGAATATTTCTCCAGGGTCAGAACCACCACGATAATTCCGTTCTGGGCCAGGTTCTGTCTGTCTCTTAAAACAATATTTCCCACATCTCCGACACCAAGGCCGTCTACCAGGATTCCTCCTGCCTGGACGTGGTCCACGATCTTCCAGGATTCCTGTCCCAGCTCAACCACATCACCGGAGGACATGATGATCACGTTCTCCTTAGGAGTTCCCATGGCCTGAACCAGATTTTTCTGGGCCATGATATGACGGTATTCGCCGTGGACCGGAATAGCATATTTAGGGCGGACCAGGGCATACATCAGCTTGATTTCCTCCTGGCATGCATGTCCGGACACATGGGTATCATCGCTGATCACCTCTGCACCCTTCATGGAAAGCTCGTTAATGACCTTGGAAACAGCCTTTTCATTGCCCGGAATCGGATGAGAGCTTAAAATAATCACATCAGTTGGCTTAATGGAAATCTTCTTATGAGTGCTGCTTGCCATTCTGGAAAGGGCTGCCATGGATTCTCCCTGGCTTCCGGTGGTGATGAGAACGGTCTGCTCATCGGGATAATTTTTTAACTGATCGATTTCAATCAGGGTTCCATCGGGAATATTTATATAGCCAAGCTCACTGGCCGTGCCGATCACATTGACCATGCTGCGGCCCTCTACCACTACCTTACGGTCATACTTGGCTGCGGAATTGATGACCTGCTGTACCCGGTCCACGTTTGAAGCAAAGGTGGCTACAATGATGCGGTTATTCTTATGGTCTGCAAAAATGTTATCAAAGGTTTTTCCAACGGTCTTTTCCGAAGGAGTGAATCCTGGCCTAATGGCATTGGTGCTGTCACACATCATGGCCAGAACGCCCTTTTTGCCCAGCTCGGCAAAACGCTCTAAATCAGCCGGTTCCCCGAATACGGGAGTATAATCAATCTTAAAATCGCCTGTATGCAAAATCACGCCGGCCGGTGAAAAAATGGCAAGGGCGGAGGCATCGGCGATACTGTGGTTTGTTTTAATAAATTCGATACGGAAACAGCCTAAGTTTACGGACTGTCCGTGCTTGATCACCTTTCTCTTGGTGTTTTTCAGTAAATTGTGTTCTTTCAGTTTGTTCTCGATCAGGGCAATGGTAAGCTTTGTTCCGTATACCGGTACATTAATATCCCTTAAGATATAAGGAAGGGCGCCTATATGGTCCTCATGACCATGGGTGATTAAGAATCCTTTTACCTTATCGATGTTCTGTTTCAGGTAAGAGACATCCGGTATCACCAGATCGATTCCAAGCATATCATCCGTGGGGAATGCCAGTCCGCAGTCCACAATGATGATGCTGTCTTCACATTCAAACGCAGTGATATTCATACCGATCTGCTCCATTCCGCCTAAAGGAATGATTTTAACTTTCGCGTTGCTGTCTTGTTTTTTCAATATTTTACCTCCATCTTATGATTTTCCGTCCTGTTCTTCTTCCATTGCCTCCCGGCATTCCCTGCAATACCCGTGCAGCTTCACTTCATGATCGGTAACAAGAAAACCTGTCCTGTCAAGAAGGGCCTGCTCCAGCGTATCCAGTAAATCGCCTTGAAAGGAAAATACGTTTCCGCATCGGTTGCAAATCGCGTGGTGATGGTGATGTCTGGACTCACGATCCAAGCCCCCTAATTCGTAGCGGGCGAATCCATCGTCAAAACTGACCTTGTCAATTACTGATAAATCCACCAGTACCTGCACGGTCCTGTAAATCGTGGCAAGCCCAATCTCCGGGCACTTCTGCCTGGCCAGATCGTAGATCTCTTCCGCAGTCAGATGCTGCCCGGGGCGCTCTGCCATGAGCTCCAGTACCAGCATGCGCTGGTTGGTCACCTTGAGTCCTTTCTCTCGGAGCATATTTTTAAATATTTCCTGTTTCATGTAACAGTCCCTCAATTACTCACCATTAAATTTCAATATCCACATCTGCTCCGTCAAGCAGTTCGGAAAATATCTTAAATAAATAATCTATCTCGTTATCATCCTCTACAAACTCATACAAAGCCTGGCTGTCTTCCTGCTTTGACAAATCCTTCAAGATGTAACATTCGCCTTCGTCATCTTCATCTGCCGCATCAGTTACCAGCAGATAATTCATCCCATTAATTCTGGTTTCTTCCAGAACGTAAAATTCTACGGTTTCCCCTGAATCCGTTGTCAGGGTAATTTTCTTTTCTTCACTGTTCATTTCCTGTCTCCTGCCTTAAGCTGTCCAGATAGCCCTGCAGGATCAGTCCTGCCGCCACCTGATCAATGACTGCCTTGCGGTGTTCCCGTCTTACACCGCTTTCCTGTAATATTCTCTCCGACGCCACGGTTGTAAGTCTCTCATCCCAGAGGATGACGGTAAGTCCGGTACGTCTCATGAGCATCTCTTTAAACTGCTCCGTTTTCTCGGCCCGGTCACCGGCCGAATTATTCATATTTTTAGGATAACCGAGGACAATGGTTTCAATCTCATATTCCCGGATCAGTTCCTCAATCCGGGCACAGGTTTTTCTCAGTTTATTCTCGTCTTCTCTCGTAATTGTCTCCACTCCCTGGGCGGTTATACCAAGTAAGTCGGAAACTGCAACTCCTACAGTTTTAGAACCGTAATCAAGCCCCATAATCCTCATATTTTTCCTCCAAGGCGGCTCCTCTTCCAATCTTTATGCAACAAAAGAAAGCTGGTCCAAAGCCAACCGTATAAAAACAAACTGTCAGACTCCGCCTTCGTTCACTTCATCTGACAGCTAGACTTATGATTATCCACAGCCTTATTTCAACATTGTATTAATATATACCCTCATTAGCTCTTCCAGAATCTCATCCCGCTCCACTTTCATGATAAGACTTCTGGCGTTCTTATGGCTGGTAATATAAGTAGGATCTCCTGACATAATATAGCCTACGATCTGGTTGATAGGATTATAACCCTTCTCAGTAAGGGCAATATAAACCTGTTCCAGTACCTGGCTTACATTTAGTTTATTTTCCTGCACTGCCTTGAAAAATTGCGTATTATGAATATCGCCCATGTTTCTCACGTCCTTTAACTGTTCTACTATATTCTAAACCAAAATATTGGATTCGGCAAGCCAAAAATAAAATTTGTCTCTTAATGCTTTAAAAATGCCACTTCATCAGTCATCATTTCTGTCAGAGTTCCCTCTATTACCACGCCCTTTAGGCCCTCTTCAAAGGGAACCACGGCCTTCACATATTCTCTGGTGTGACCGATCATATAATGGACGTCATTTAACCAGTATTCCTCTTCCATGAGCACCTCTGTCCTGGAACCCAGACATGACTTCCGGTACTCAAGAGACATTTCTCTTTCCAGGCAAAGAAGCTCATTGCTGCGTTCCGCCTTTGTGGATTCCGGTATCTGATCCGGCATCACCGCCGCCCTTGTACCGTTTCTTTTGGAATATTTAAAAACATGCATCTCATAGAACCGGACATTTTTTAAATATTCCCTTGTCATCCGGAATTCCTCTTCTGTTTCTCCCGGAAACCCTACGATCACATCAGTGGTAATGGCAGGATTTTTAAATGCCTTCCGCAAAATCTGGCAGCGGTTCAAATAATCCTCTGTGGTATAATGGCGGTTCATCCTCTTTAAGGTATCATCGCATCCGCTTTGAAGGGATAAATGGAAGTGGGGACATATTTTATCAAGTTCTGCAAGCGCCGACGCAAACTCTTCGGTCACGATCCTTGGTTCCAGAGAACCAAGGCGGATCCGTTTTAAGCCTTCCACTTCGTGTATGCTCCGGATCAGATCCAGAAGGGTAAGACGCTCTTCCTCGGGAAAATCCTTTCCATAAGAGCTTAAATGGATTCCTGTAAGCACGATCTCCTGATATCCGGACGTGGTCAAGCGTTTGACCTCTTCTACCACCTCAGCAGGCTTCCGGCTTCTCACCCGTCCTCTGGTATAAGGTATGATGCAATAGCTGCAAAACTGGTTGCAGCCATCCTGGACCTTGATAAATGCCCTGGTATGGTCCGAAATCCTGTCAATGGACAGATTCTCATATTCCCTGGTATCATTGATGTCAATAATATTTTCCACCCCTTTATCGGGCGCATAAGTATGCTTAACGGATGCTTCTTCTTCCGTCTTCTTCCTTTGGGCAAAGTAGTCATCCAGAATAGAGACCAGCTCGGTCTTTTTGTTGTTGCCTACGACCAGGTCCACCGCTTCATCCTTTTTAAGTTCTTCTCCTGCTGCCTGGACGTAGCATCCAGCCGCCACGACCACTGCTTCCGGGTTCATCTTCTTTGCCCTGTGAAGCATCTGTCTGGACTTGCGGTCCGCGATATTTGTTACGGAGCACGTATTAATGATATAAACATCGGCCCCTTCCGCAAAGGGAACGATCTCATATCCGGCGCTTTCAAGAAGCTGCTGCATGGCCTCTGTTTCATAGGAATTAACCTTGCATCCAAGATTATGCAGGGCTGCCTTTTTCATCTTGTTTTCTCCTATCTAAATAATCAGTTCATTTTCAGTATTTTCATGTAAAATTACCATTGACTTTTATACAATATATCAGTAGTATTGAAGAGAAAAAGGGGGGTTCCTCACTTTAATTTAAATAAAAAAGCTTACCTAAGGAGGTTTTTCACATGAAAACAGTTCGTATATCTTTAAATTCCATCGATAAAGTAAAATCTTTTGTAAATGATTTGACAAAATTTGACACTGACTTTGATCTTGTTTCCGGCAGATACGTAATTGACGCAAAATCTATTATGGGCATCTTCAGCCTGGATCTTTCCAAACCCATCGATTTAAATATCCACTCAGAAAATAATGCCGATGAAATCTTAAACGTTTTATCCCCATATATTGTAGATTAATAAATCAGGAATTACGTTTTAAAACGGGGTCCGGCCTTTTCCAGAAGAGAGCCGGACCCCGATTTTATTTTTCTTTTAACACCAGACCTTTTCTACCGTGCTTATGGCCGTTTCAACCAGTTCTTCAATCTTTTCTTCTAAGTTTTCCTCTGACCGTTCAATCATCTTTAAATTTGGCTTTGTCACCGGATGCTTTGCCACAAAAATGGTGCAGCAATCCTCAAAAGGAAGCACAGAAGTCTCATAAGTACCAATCTTTTCCGATACATCCACGATTTCCTGTTTATCAAAGCCGATGACTGGGCGGAATACCGGCATGGTGGTGGCTGCATCCGTAGCTGCCAGTGACTGCATGGTCTGGGAAGCCACCTGTCCGATGCTCTCTCCTGTAATAAGGGCCATGGCACCGCTGTCTCCTGCCAGCCGCTCTGCGATCCGCATCATATAACGCCTCATGATGATGGTAAGCTCCTCATGGGGGCATTTATCATAAATATACAACTGGATGTCCGTAAAATTCACAATATGAAGGTGAATCGGCCCGGAATATTTAGAAACCAGCTTTGCCAAATCAACGACTTTTTGCTTGGCCCGCTCACTGGTATATGGCGGCGCATGGAAGTAAACGGCATCGATCTTAACTCCGCGCTTTGCGATCATGTAGCCTGCTACCGGACTGTCGATACCGCCGGACAAAAGAAGCATGGCTTTTCCATTGGTTCCTACCGGCATGCCGCCCGGACCTGGAATGGTATGGGAGTAAATATTGATCTTATTCCGGACTTCCACATGAAGCATCACATCCGGCTTATGGACATCGACCTTTGTCTCAGGAAATGCATGAAGTACCAATTCCCCAAGATCCCGGTTGATCTGCTCCGAATTTATCGGATACTTTTTGTTTCCTCTGCGGGTATTGACCTTAAAGGTGAAATTCTTATCTTCATAGAATTCATCCACATAGGACAGAACCTGTTTCTTTAAATCTTCATATCCATTGTCCTCCACCTGAACCATGGGACAGATGGCAGCAATGCCGAAAATGCATTTAAATGCTTCTATGACCTCATCAAAATCATAGTCAGACTCTGCTGTTACATAGATACGTCCTGATTCCTTGGAAACCACAAAATCGCCGTCTACCCTCTTTAAAGAGTGGCGGATCTGAGCCACCAGGGCATCCTCGAACAGATAACGGTTTTTTCCTTTTACACCGATCTCTGCATATTTAATTAAAAATGATTGATATTGCATCTGTTATCCTTTCCTCTTTCCTGCCCATGGTTACCCGGCAGGCTTTTTCCTAGCCTCTCTGATACCGCCTTAAAACAGGCATAAGCTCCTTAAGCACATCAATACAGTAATCTATTTCCTCTTTGGTGTTATAAACCCCGAAGCTGAACCGCAGCGTGGAATCCAGAAGCTCTGGTTTTACACCGATTCCTTTTAACGTCCCGCTGACAGCCGGATGGTTGGAAGAGCAGGCAGACCCGGAGGACACATAAATGTCCCTTTCTTCCAGAGCATGCAAAAGCACTTCGCTTCGGACACCTAAAAAGCTTGCGCTGACAATCTGAGGCGCTGAAAAATCACCGGGAAGGCTGTTTACCGTGACCCCGTCGATTTCTGAAAGCCTGCTTATCATGTAATCCTTAAGGGCGATCATGGACTGCATCTTCTCTCCGTGATCCGTATACATGATTTTAGCCGCTACGCCCATGCCTGCGACTCCCGGAACATTTTCCGTACCGGAACGCATGCCTCTCTGCTGGCCTCCTCCATAAATCAGAGGTCTTATTTTCACTCTCTGGTCAATGTATAAAAATCCTACTCCCTTTGGTCCATGTATCTTATGGGCGCTGACGGATAATAGGTCAATCCCCTGGCGCTTTGGCCGGATGACAAATTTTCCGTAAGCCTGAATGGCGTCCACATGAAACAGGATGGAGGGATTCTTCTTTTTTATGACCTTTGAAATGGCTTCAATGGGTTCTACTGCGCCGATTTCATTATTCACATACATGATGGAGACCAGAATGGTTTCCGGGCGGATAGCCGCCTCCAGCTCTTCCAGGCGGATGTGCCCATGGGCATCCACAGGAAGATAGGTCACGGAAAAGCCCTGTTCCTCTAAAAATGCCAGGGAGTTATACACCGAAGCATGTTCAATGCCGGTGCTGATGATGTGGTTTCCCGCCCTTTTATTGGCCATGGCAGTCTCGATCAGGGCCATATTGTTGGATTCTGAGCCGCCGGAGGTAAAAACAATCTCCTTTGGTGCAACTTTTAATGTCCCGGCTATGATTTCCGCAGCTTCCTTAGTATACCGTTCCGCTGCCATTCCCTTTTTATGCTTGGCGGAAGGATTTCCATAATCCTCCGTCATGATCTTTACAACAATATCTTTTACCGGCTCCAACACTCTGGTTGTGGCCGAATTATCAAAATAGGCTTCCATATATGGCTCTTCCTTTCCTCGTGGTTTCCCGGCCCCCATCAGCCTTCCAGCTGGAAAGCCAGCACGGATACAATGGCAAGGCCGGCAGTTTCCGTCCTCAGAATCCGTTTTCCCAGGGTAATGGGTTTTGCACCAAAACTCTTTGCAAGCTCCACTTCAGAATCTTCAAAGCCGCCCTCCGGTCCGATAAATATCCCTGCGCTCATTCCAGGTTTAATACCGGACAGGATTTCTTTTGTCTCTGCCATATCCTTTGCATGTTCAAATGGAATGACTGTTATCTCAAGCTCTTTTGCAAAGGCCAGAGCTTCCTGAAACGACATGACACCGGACACCTCCGGTATAACAAGCCGCTTGGACTGCTTGGCAGCGCTTTCAGATACTGCCCTCCAGCGGCGAAGCTTTGATTCTTCCTTCTTTTTATCCAGCCGTACCACGGCCCGTCTGGTCTCCACCGGGATGATCCTGTGTACTCCAAGCTCTACGGCCTTCTGTATGATTAACTCCATCTTGTCGCCCTTTGGCAGCCCCTGAAACAGATAGAGCCTTGCAGGAAGCTCGGCGCCTCCCTCATCTACAGACAGGATTTTAGCCGTCACTTCCAAAGAAGCCACGCAGGTTATCTCACACAGGTAATCTTTGTCTACCCCATTGCTGATTAAAATCTGTTCCCCGGCGCCCATGCGCAGGACATTTTTAATATGGTTCACATCCGGCCCCATGATCCGGATTACTGAATCTCCGATCTGATCCGGATTAACAAAAAAGTGATACATTCTGTTTCCTCTTTCTTGTCCATGTTCTTTGGACATAAAGGTATGCCTGGAAGGCGCCCTCTTCCTATTTCTTTCTGACCGTTATAGAGACCCATTCGCCCTGATAAGTGGTTTCCACAAACTCAAAGGCATCATTTTCCTCAAATGCTTTTTTCACCGCTTCTTCCTTCATGTTAATGATGCCGGAAGTAATGAAAACAGCGTCTTTTTTCATATGGACAGAAATTTCCTTCTGAAGCAGGATGATGATGTCCGCCAGGATATTGGCTGCCACCACATCGTATTTTTCAAAGCCTGCTTTCTCCTGTATTGCCCTGTCATTAATAATATTACCCTGCAATACCTGAAACTTATCCACAGGAATATCATTGGCTTCCATATTTTCCTTAACAGCAGCAATGGCATTTTCATCAAGGTCTG
The nucleotide sequence above comes from Lacrimispora sp. BS-2. Encoded proteins:
- a CDS encoding YdcF family protein, whose translation is MALIFWLIAVSCIIYYVVIILYSGLTTSLSFIWLVFAAICILLPMGWETYVKHKDKVPLWIPVSVITMCCTGILVFLVVEILVFTGVAVRDTSNLDYVIVLGARVKETGVSKSLKKRLDKAMEYLDDNPSTILVLSGGQGDDEPVSEAAAMRDYLVFNGVKEEQLILETRSTSTVENIAYSRVAIEEDQAERKARRQEDQPIFMEPGTFEEVPDKPIKIGVLTSDFHVFRALQIGKKWGIPDIYGISCESDPILFVHFCVRECAAILKDKLVGNM
- a CDS encoding U32 family peptidase, translating into MRKTELLIPAGSLDVLKTAVVYGADAVYIGGEAFGLRAKAKNFSMEEIREGIAFAHEKGVKVYITANILAHNDDLTGVEEYFEELKETGLDALIISDPGVFAIAKRIMPDLEIHISTQANNTNYGTYLFWHQLGAKRVVSARELSLAEIKEIRSRIPEDMEIESFIHGAMCISYSGRCLLSNFMSGRDANQGACTHPCRWKYSIVEEKRPGEYMPVYENERGTYIFNSKDLCMIEYIPEMMEAGIDSFKIEGRMKTALYVATVARTYRKAIDDYNKDPEIYRANMEWYRSEIGKCTYREFTTGFYFGKPDSTTQIYNNNTYVKNYTYLGTIEAVDERGFARTSQKNKFTVGETIEVMKPDGRNLEVVVKAIYDEEGISQESAPHPQQTLYVDLDVEMEPYDILRRSEME
- a CDS encoding O-methyltransferase; the protein is MIVNDRITDYIKSLETDRSPLLSKIGKKARQEGVPVIREETAAFLQTMIAAMRPKAILEVGTAVGYSTLLMAEAMPHDCHITTIEKYEKRIPEAKENFKEAGEIERITLLEGDAQEILKGLTGPFDLVFMDAAKGQYLLWLPGILELMAPGGMLISDNVLQDGDIIESRYAVERRNRTIHGRMREYLYELKHSERLTTTIVPIGDGITVSILI
- a CDS encoding aminodeoxychorismate lyase; translation: MPWEAGYNEEREQDMSRATKEINKITGAVIAISSRLIIFALVILLLYEGVTRGYEFGHDIFYASAVDSEPGRDKEITISKGTSVVQTAKLLKDSGLISNEYSFIIQAEFFDYKVNPGGYTFNTSMTSKEILQMMNENTGEKEEKK
- a CDS encoding ribonuclease J, giving the protein MKKQDSNAKVKIIPLGGMEQIGMNITAFECEDSIIIVDCGLAFPTDDMLGIDLVIPDVSYLKQNIDKVKGFLITHGHEDHIGALPYILRDINVPVYGTKLTIALIENKLKEHNLLKNTKRKVIKHGQSVNLGCFRIEFIKTNHSIADASALAIFSPAGVILHTGDFKIDYTPVFGEPADLERFAELGKKGVLAMMCDSTNAIRPGFTPSEKTVGKTFDNIFADHKNNRIIVATFASNVDRVQQVINSAAKYDRKVVVEGRSMVNVIGTASELGYINIPDGTLIEIDQLKNYPDEQTVLITTGSQGESMAALSRMASSTHKKISIKPTDVIILSSHPIPGNEKAVSKVINELSMKGAEVISDDTHVSGHACQEEIKLMYALVRPKYAIPVHGEYRHIMAQKNLVQAMGTPKENVIIMSSGDVVELGQESWKIVDHVQAGGILVDGLGVGDVGNIVLRDRQNLAQNGIIVVVLTLEKYSNQLLAGPDIVSRGFVYVRESEDLMEEARNVVNEAVSDCLDRHVNDWGKIKNVIRDSLSDFLWKRMKRNPMILPIIMEV
- a CDS encoding Fur family transcriptional regulator, which produces MKQEIFKNMLREKGLKVTNQRMLVLELMAERPGQHLTAEEIYDLARQKCPEIGLATIYRTVQVLVDLSVIDKVSFDDGFARYELGGLDRESRHHHHHAICNRCGNVFSFQGDLLDTLEQALLDRTGFLVTDHEVKLHGYCRECREAMEEEQDGKS
- a CDS encoding DUF1292 domain-containing protein, producing MNSEEKKITLTTDSGETVEFYVLEETRINGMNYLLVTDAADEDDEGECYILKDLSKQEDSQALYEFVEDDNEIDYLFKIFSELLDGADVDIEI
- the ruvX gene encoding Holliday junction resolvase RuvX, producing MRIMGLDYGSKTVGVAVSDLLGITAQGVETITREDENKLRKTCARIEELIREYEIETIVLGYPKNMNNSAGDRAEKTEQFKEMLMRRTGLTVILWDERLTTVASERILQESGVRREHRKAVIDQVAAGLILQGYLDSLRQETGNEQ
- a CDS encoding IreB family regulatory phosphoprotein, with the translated sequence MGDIHNTQFFKAVQENKLNVSQVLEQVYIALTEKGYNPINQIVGYIMSGDPTYITSHKNARSLIMKVERDEILEELMRVYINTMLK
- the mtaB gene encoding tRNA (N(6)-L-threonylcarbamoyladenosine(37)-C(2))-methylthiotransferase MtaB — translated: MKKAALHNLGCKVNSYETEAMQQLLESAGYEIVPFAEGADVYIINTCSVTNIADRKSRQMLHRAKKMNPEAVVVAAGCYVQAAGEELKKDEAVDLVVGNNKKTELVSILDDYFAQRKKTEEEASVKHTYAPDKGVENIIDINDTREYENLSIDRISDHTRAFIKVQDGCNQFCSYCIIPYTRGRVRSRKPAEVVEEVKRLTTSGYQEIVLTGIHLSSYGKDFPEEERLTLLDLIRSIHEVEGLKRIRLGSLEPRIVTEEFASALAELDKICPHFHLSLQSGCDDTLKRMNRHYTTEDYLNRCQILRKAFKNPAITTDVIVGFPGETEEEFRMTREYLKNVRFYEMHVFKYSKRNGTRAAVMPDQIPESTKAERSNELLCLEREMSLEYRKSCLGSRTEVLMEEEYWLNDVHYMIGHTREYVKAVVPFEEGLKGVVIEGTLTEMMTDEVAFLKH